In the bacterium genome, one interval contains:
- the ywlC gene encoding Threonylcarbamoyl-AMP synthase, producing MRARIVQPQEPYEHDPALLEAATLLRAGELVAFPTETVYGLGADATNAAAVERIYTVKQRPSDNPSIVHIGHNADILDIAEVEDPRVVALFKRFWPGALTMVLPAKEPYRTTVGRGLDTIAVRMPGHPLALALLHAVGVPLAAPSANRSGRPSPTTARHVLEDLGDAIPLILDGGPCIVGIESTVVDLTSTVTTILRPGVISATVISEVLGQPVVLAEEGSGRSPGTRHPHYQPVARVELLPRGISTEAWHRRLLELSSAGKALGAIVTSERPLPWLPVSLHVRVTRHPDALTRQFYGLLRELDGLEVGTILVEAVDEDEPVMDRLRRAAGAD from the coding sequence ATGAGAGCCCGGATCGTTCAGCCCCAGGAACCATATGAGCACGACCCCGCCCTGCTGGAAGCGGCGACGTTGCTGCGGGCCGGCGAACTGGTCGCCTTTCCGACCGAGACGGTCTACGGACTGGGGGCCGATGCCACCAACGCCGCAGCGGTCGAACGCATTTATACGGTCAAGCAGCGGCCATCGGATAACCCCAGCATCGTCCACATCGGACACAACGCCGACATCCTCGACATCGCCGAGGTGGAAGACCCCCGTGTCGTGGCGCTCTTCAAGCGCTTCTGGCCCGGCGCACTGACGATGGTGCTGCCCGCAAAGGAACCCTACCGGACGACCGTCGGACGAGGCCTCGACACCATCGCGGTCCGGATGCCGGGCCATCCGCTCGCTCTGGCGCTCCTCCATGCCGTAGGGGTGCCCCTGGCCGCTCCCAGTGCCAACCGATCAGGACGCCCTTCTCCCACCACCGCCCGGCATGTGCTGGAAGATCTGGGCGATGCTATTCCCCTGATCCTGGACGGCGGCCCCTGCATCGTCGGCATTGAGTCAACGGTCGTGGATCTCACGTCGACCGTCACCACCATCCTGCGGCCCGGCGTCATTTCCGCGACAGTGATCAGCGAAGTATTGGGGCAGCCGGTAGTGCTGGCTGAGGAGGGGTCGGGACGCTCTCCCGGAACACGCCATCCCCACTACCAGCCAGTGGCACGGGTCGAGTTGCTGCCGCGCGGCATCAGCACTGAAGCATGGCATCGTCGATTGCTGGAACTCTCATCAGCCGGGAAAGCCCTGGGCGCGATTGTCACCTCGGAGCGTCCGTTGCCGTGGCTTCCGGTGTCATTGCATGTCCGGGTGACCCGGCATCCCGATGCCCTCACCCGGCAGTTTTATGGGTTGTTGCGGGAACTCGATGGGCTGGAGGTCGGCACGATTTTGGTGGAGGCGGTCGATGAGGACGAGCCGGTTATGGACCGGCTCCGTCGTGCTGCAGGCGCGGACTAG
- the rutD_2 gene encoding putative aminoacrylate hydrolase RutD, translated as MFQISRPDGATLIWDQLGSGRLLLCLPGLGAGRESFAQVAQQCQAQRLVVMPDNRGIGASTSPDATFDWETLAADAWAIVEAVAPGAESVDLVGMSFGGIVAQVMAQQHPARIGQLFLVGTSRRQTPYGRRMHQLMQTLIRTVPPEQFGDVMTTFAFPAPFLDAHPGLRSLRQSGITQPLDSSGRPAPGGDGYEGRYRAAFVRMALLAGQHPAALEAPCPIAASQVVAICGAADAMVSPLGQQSVTSLSADPIIVPDGGHLLPELPMLIAGRLSVPSPAA; from the coding sequence ATGTTCCAGATTAGTCGTCCGGATGGCGCGACATTGATCTGGGATCAGCTGGGGTCCGGACGCCTCCTCCTCTGCCTGCCGGGACTGGGCGCGGGCCGCGAGTCGTTTGCTCAGGTCGCGCAGCAGTGCCAGGCACAGCGACTGGTGGTGATGCCGGATAATCGGGGTATTGGCGCATCGACATCGCCAGATGCCACCTTCGACTGGGAGACGCTGGCAGCCGATGCCTGGGCGATCGTGGAAGCGGTCGCCCCCGGAGCGGAGAGTGTCGATCTGGTGGGGATGTCGTTTGGCGGCATCGTGGCCCAGGTCATGGCGCAACAGCACCCCGCGCGGATCGGCCAGTTGTTTCTCGTCGGGACCAGTCGTCGACAGACCCCCTACGGACGTCGGATGCACCAGCTCATGCAGACACTGATTCGTACGGTTCCGCCAGAGCAGTTTGGGGATGTGATGACCACCTTCGCGTTTCCAGCGCCCTTTCTGGATGCGCATCCAGGTCTGCGGAGTCTCAGACAGTCAGGCATCACGCAACCGCTGGATTCCAGTGGCAGACCTGCTCCCGGCGGCGATGGCTATGAGGGACGGTATCGGGCAGCGTTTGTCCGGATGGCTCTGCTTGCCGGTCAGCACCCTGCCGCGCTGGAGGCTCCCTGTCCGATCGCCGCTTCACAGGTCGTCGCAATCTGTGGAGCGGCAGATGCCATGGTCAGTCCTCTGGGGCAACAGAGCGTGACCTCGCTTTCAGCGGATCCGATCATCGTGCCTGACGGCGGGCACCTCTTGCCCGAGCTCCCAATGCTGATCGCCGGGCGACTCTCGGTCCCATCGCCAGCGGCGTAA
- a CDS encoding putative glyoxylase CFP32: MADATGQFVWYELMTTDTGAASDFYSKVTGWTTQDSGMPGMEYFMFATNGEPHSGLMQLTPEMQQMGIPPNWLGYVGVASVDDAAAKATSLGGQVMVPPTDIPNMGRFAVLADPHGAAFAVYSSANPEEAWTNHQNDPGHVGWHELNAGDFDSAWAFYSALFGWDLMESMDMGPMGTYHMYGKNGNMLGGMMTKPAEVPVPFWSYYVNVPSIDTAVETIKANGGNLMVEPQEVPGGSFIIIGTDPQGAVFALVGPR, from the coding sequence ATGGCTGACGCCACCGGACAGTTTGTCTGGTATGAACTCATGACCACGGACACTGGCGCGGCCAGTGACTTCTACAGCAAGGTCACAGGCTGGACCACCCAGGATTCCGGGATGCCCGGGATGGAGTACTTCATGTTCGCCACCAATGGCGAACCGCATTCCGGGCTCATGCAGCTGACCCCGGAGATGCAGCAGATGGGGATCCCCCCCAACTGGCTCGGCTACGTTGGGGTCGCGAGTGTGGACGACGCCGCCGCCAAAGCCACTTCCCTGGGGGGGCAGGTGATGGTCCCGCCGACCGACATCCCGAACATGGGGCGTTTCGCGGTCCTCGCGGATCCGCACGGCGCGGCCTTCGCGGTCTACAGCAGCGCCAATCCGGAAGAAGCCTGGACCAATCATCAGAACGATCCCGGCCATGTCGGTTGGCATGAACTCAATGCCGGCGACTTCGATAGCGCCTGGGCGTTCTACTCAGCTCTCTTCGGCTGGGACCTGATGGAGAGCATGGACATGGGTCCCATGGGGACCTATCACATGTACGGCAAGAACGGGAATATGCTCGGCGGCATGATGACCAAGCCCGCAGAAGTGCCGGTCCCCTTCTGGAGCTACTACGTCAATGTCCCCAGCATCGACACGGCTGTCGAGACCATCAAAGCGAACGGCGGCAATCTCATGGTCGAGCCCCAGGAAGTGCCCGGCGGCAGCTTCATCATCATCGGGACCGATCCGCAGGGCGCGGTCTTTGCCCTGGTCGGCCCCCGCTAA
- the ndhD gene encoding NAD(P)H-quinone oxidoreductase chain 4 — MATHVTTHHEPDPLPLSGDGESSGVATLLGRAVTGFIAIGALLWTFGNLGNDTVLSRLIFLPLFGAISMAVLTQSDTIAHRVTAVGYTILSLILCLGMWGGLFGLEQYKDPNNAAARMLANPITDISAKDAEKLAPNTAWIYEAESPWWRITNPPSPTPGESYRVILDASFHLGLDGWSFPLVLLTGFIFVIAALASFGITQRTKEYFAWFLILQTAVVGTFAALNFILFYIFWEMMLVPMYFLIAIWGGPRREYAAIKMFLYTLFGSVFLLLGLIYIYFNSGAETFEFADLQRKFLAAHGTLNPAHLKLVWIAIFLGFAIKVPVFPFHTWLPDAHVEAPTPISVILAAILLKMGTYGFFRILIPLMPEETRAFVPLMAILGTVGIVYGALVAMAQDDLKKLVAYSSVGHMGFCILGFAAMNELGVGGANFMVLGHGIISAAMFLLVGVIYDRAHTRQIDAFGGLMEYMRYYAIIAYIASFANLGLPGLVGFWGELYTLIGAFQGEYPWGAFNLMRVCACFAVIGMLTTAAYMLWMVQRVFLGKPNPRWANLPDLSLREHVTLWPLVVGMVVYGILPGALTTMFNGSLTVLTNWLPNWSLILQKMG; from the coding sequence ATGGCAACGCATGTGACGACCCATCACGAGCCCGATCCCCTCCCCCTGAGTGGGGATGGGGAGAGTTCGGGAGTCGCGACCCTCCTTGGCCGGGCGGTGACCGGCTTTATCGCCATTGGCGCTCTCCTCTGGACTTTCGGCAATCTGGGCAACGACACAGTCCTCAGCCGCCTGATCTTTCTCCCCCTCTTCGGGGCCATCAGCATGGCGGTGCTGACCCAGAGCGACACCATCGCCCATCGCGTGACCGCTGTCGGGTACACCATCCTCAGTCTCATCCTTTGCCTGGGCATGTGGGGCGGTCTCTTCGGACTGGAACAGTACAAGGACCCGAACAATGCGGCAGCCAGGATGCTGGCAAATCCCATCACGGACATCAGCGCCAAAGATGCGGAGAAACTCGCGCCGAACACCGCCTGGATTTATGAGGCGGAGTCGCCCTGGTGGCGAATCACCAATCCGCCGTCGCCGACCCCCGGCGAGAGCTATCGCGTCATCCTGGATGCGAGCTTCCACCTGGGACTCGATGGCTGGTCTTTCCCGCTGGTCCTGCTGACCGGGTTCATCTTCGTTATCGCTGCCCTCGCCAGCTTCGGCATCACCCAGCGGACGAAGGAGTACTTCGCCTGGTTTCTGATTTTGCAGACGGCAGTCGTCGGGACCTTTGCGGCGCTGAACTTCATCCTCTTCTACATTTTCTGGGAGATGATGCTGGTCCCGATGTACTTCCTGATCGCCATCTGGGGCGGTCCGCGCCGGGAGTACGCCGCGATCAAGATGTTCCTCTACACCCTGTTCGGGTCGGTGTTCCTGCTGCTGGGGCTCATCTACATCTACTTCAACTCCGGGGCGGAGACCTTCGAGTTTGCCGACCTGCAGCGGAAGTTCCTGGCGGCGCATGGCACCCTGAATCCGGCGCATCTGAAGCTGGTCTGGATCGCGATTTTCCTCGGCTTTGCCATCAAAGTGCCGGTCTTCCCGTTCCACACCTGGCTGCCAGATGCCCACGTCGAGGCCCCGACCCCCATCTCGGTCATCCTGGCCGCCATTCTCCTCAAGATGGGGACGTATGGATTCTTCCGGATTCTGATCCCCCTGATGCCAGAAGAGACCCGGGCGTTTGTGCCGCTCATGGCGATTCTGGGGACGGTGGGCATTGTGTATGGCGCACTGGTCGCCATGGCGCAGGATGATCTGAAGAAGCTGGTGGCCTACTCCTCCGTGGGGCACATGGGTTTCTGCATCCTGGGATTCGCGGCGATGAACGAACTGGGTGTCGGTGGCGCGAACTTCATGGTGCTGGGACACGGCATCATCTCGGCGGCCATGTTCCTCCTGGTGGGTGTCATTTACGACCGGGCGCACACGCGGCAGATCGACGCGTTTGGCGGCCTGATGGAGTACATGCGGTACTACGCGATCATCGCTTACATCGCGAGCTTCGCCAATCTGGGCCTGCCGGGACTGGTCGGCTTCTGGGGCGAGCTCTACACCCTCATCGGAGCCTTCCAGGGCGAGTATCCCTGGGGCGCGTTCAATCTCATGCGGGTCTGCGCCTGCTTTGCGGTCATCGGTATGCTGACCACGGCGGCGTACATGCTCTGGATGGTACAGCGGGTCTTCCTTGGGAAGCCGAATCCCCGCTGGGCCAATCTGCCGGACCTCTCCCTGCGCGAGCATGTCACCCTCTGGCCGCTGGTGGTCGGTATGGTGGTCTACGGCATCCTGCCGGGCGCGCTGACGACCATGTTCAACGGCTCACTCACGGTCCTGACCAACTGGCTGCCGAACTGGAGTCTCATTCTCCAGAAAATGGGCTAG